From Erigeron canadensis isolate Cc75 chromosome 8, C_canadensis_v1, whole genome shotgun sequence, one genomic window encodes:
- the LOC122611227 gene encoding protein POLLENLESS 3-LIKE 2, producing MMQDMWNAPPGFRPTKSAPSSPAKPLGTGVLRTRSESFNLNAARSESFNSNINRAESFHVTHKVPVGDSPYVRAKNVQLVEKDPEKAIPLFWAAINAGDRVDSALKDMAIVMKQQNRAEEAIEAIKSLRRRCSDQAQESLDNILLDLYKRCGRLDDQIGLLRHKLFLIQQGMAFNGKRTKTARSQGKKFQVSVEQEATRLLGNLGWALMQQNNYIEAEDAYRRALVIAPDNNKMCNLGICLMKQGRLGEAKDTLRLVKPAVIDGPRGVDSHLKAYERAQQMLKDLESEMMISSGDRVEQRKLFDAFLGSSALWQPQPCKEHVSLPPANLTKAQDGYADENVNSNVVAMKPVMGPIGNSLNIDAKPFYVAANVVKGSGGSENVAEGLKRSRSVNADALAVDEGKAAEEGGNKTRRKSSSPEKDGDWSKFLPDSKDFEDAIIAAVLGSSTEPEKMKLVQKIDGGKFAERKIEKRLKVFQDITSSVSPRA from the exons atgaTGCAAGATATGTGGAATGCTCCTCCAGGGTTTAGACCCACAAAATCTGCACCATCGTCTCCGGCTAAACCACTGGGTACTGGGGTTTTGAGGACTCGATCTGAGTCGTTTAATCTAAACGCGGCCCGGTCTGAATCGTTTAATTCTAATATCAATCGGGCCGAATCTTTTCATGTGACCCATAAAGTTCCAGTTGGTGATTCTCCTTATGTCAGAGCCAAGAATGTTCAG TTGGTAGAGAAGGATCCAGAGAAGGCGATACCGTTGTTTTGGGCGGCGATTAACGCAGGGGATCGAGTTGATAGTGCTTTGAAAGATATGGCTATTGTTATGAAACAACAAAATCGGGCCGAAGAAGCCATAGAAGCGATCAAGTCTTTAAGAAGACGATGTTCGGATCAGGCCCAAGAGTCTCTTGATAATATTCTTTTGGATCTCTACAAG AGATGTGGAAGATTGGATGATCAGATTGGGCTGTTGAGGCACAAATTGTTTTTGATTCAACAAGGGATGGCTTTTAATGGAAAACGAACAAAAACCGCAAGATCTCAAGGGaaaaagtttcaagtttcaGTTGAACAGGAAGCAACTCGACTACTG gGTAATTTGGGGTGGGCACTTATGCAACAAAACAACTACATTGAAGCAGAAGATGCATACAGGAGGGCTTTAGTGATAGCAccagataataataaaatgtgcaATTTGGGTATTTGTTTGATGAAACAAGGGAGGCTTGGTGAGGCTAAGGACACTCTTAGGCTAGTCAAACCGGCTGTCATAGACGGCCCACGAGGGGTCGACTCGCATCTAAAGGCGTATGAGAGAGCACAACAAATGTTAAAGGATCTTGAATCTGAGATGATGATAAGTAGTGGTGATAGGGTTGAACAAAGGAAACTTTTTGACGCGTTTTTGGGTTCTTCTGCTCTTTGGCAGCCACAGCCTTGTAAAGAACATGTGTCTTTACCGCCTGCAAACCTGACCAAGGCCCAAGATGGTTATGCTGATGAGAATGTGAACTCGAATGTTGTAGCAATGAAACCTGTGATGGGTCCAATTGGGAACTCACTTAATATCGACGCTAAGCCTTTTTATGTGGCTGCTAATGTAGTGAAAGGTTCAGGTGGTAGTGAAAACGTTGCGGAGGGACTTAAGAGATCACGGTCTGTAAATGCAGATGCTTTAGCCGTAGATGAGGGTAAGGCGGCCGAGGAAGGTGGAAATAAGACACGCAGGAAGTCCAGTTCACCCGAGAAAGATGGTGATTGGAGTAAGTTTTTGCCTGATAGCAAGGATTTTGAAGACGCTATCATTGCTGCAGTTTTGGGTTCTAGCACTGAACCAGAGAAGATGAAGTTGGTTCAGAAGATTGATGGAGGAAAATTTGCAGAGAGGAAGATCGAAAAGAGGCTCAAGGTTTTTCAAGACATCACATCATCTGTTAGTCCAAGAGCTTGA
- the LOC122611228 gene encoding L-ascorbate peroxidase 3-like encodes MMSCVVDAEYLKEIEKARRDLRALISNKHCAPIMLRLAWHDAGTYDAKTKTGGPNGSIRNEEEYKHAANNGLKIAIDLCEEVKAKHPRITYADLYQLAGVVAVEVTGGPTIDFVPGRMDSNVSPNEGRLPDAKQGPSHLRDVFYRMGLSDKDIVALSGGHTLGKAHPERSGFDEKPWTREPLKFDNSYFVELLKGDTYGLLKLPTDKALVEDPKFRSYVELYAKDEEAFFKDYAESHKKLSELGFNPPCSLKIKKASLLAQSAVGVAVAATVAILGYLYESKCK; translated from the exons ATGATGTCGTGTGTAGTAGACGCAGAGTATTTGAAGGAGATAGAAAAGGCTCGTCGAGATCTTCGAGCTCTCATCTCCAACAAACATTGTGCTCCTATCATGCTTCGCTTAGC ATGGCACGATGCAGGGACTTATGATGCAAAGACAAAGACTGGAGGCCCAAATGGATCTATTAGGAATGAGGAAGAGTACAAGCACGCAGCAAATAATGGTTTGAAAATAGCAATTGATCTATGCG AAGAAGTGAAGGCCAAACATCCAAGAATTACATATGCTGATCTCTATCAG CTTGCTGGAGTTGTTGCAGTTGAGGTGACAGGAGGCCCTACTATTGATTTTGTACCTGGAAGGATG GATTCAAATGTGTCGCCTAATGAAGGACGTCTTCCTGATGCCAAGCAAG GTCCATCACATCTCAGGGATGTCTTCTATCGGATGGGCTTATCTGACAAGGATATAGTGGCGCTTTCTGGTGGTCACACTTTG GGGAAGGCACATCCAGAGAGGTCTGGATTCGATGAAAAACCTTGGACCAGAGAGCCTTTAAAGTTTGACAACTCTTATTTTGT GGAACTTCTAAAAGGAGATACATATGGACTATTGAAACTTCCAACTGACAAAGCTTTAGTAGAGGACCCAAAGTTTCGCAGCTATGTTGAACTTTATGCAAAG GATGAAGAGGCTTTCTTTAAAGACTATGCTGAATCACACAAGAAACTTTCAGAGTTGGGCTTTAACCCTCCATGttctttgaaaataaagaaGGCTTCATTATTGGCACAAAGTGCTGTTGGCGTCGCTGTTGCTGCTACTGTGGCCATTCTCGGTTACTTATACGAGAGTAAATgcaaatag
- the LOC122580551 gene encoding zinc transporter 5-like yields MEFRKLVFVAFFVLNLMTTQVLAECTCEKEGNDQGKKTEALKYKLIGLASIFSSGAIGVSVPFIGNIVPALNPNRDSFFVIKSLAAGVILATGFVHILPDAQESLTSPCLKEHLWADFPFTGLVAMVAAILTLLFEAFSAAHQVSLQPAEVPTDDNNPEEVIISHIEDIENPPAHSNQVTAHTHATHGHTHTSAGLSQVNRYRIISRVLELGIIVHSVIIGLSLGASGNPKSIKGLIIALSFHQFFEGMGLGGCIFQAQFTSLTVTMMGAFFSLTTPIGLAIGIAVTNAYKENSSTTLIVEGILNAASAGILIYMALVDLLSPTFMNPRMQNNKMLYLCSSVSLLLGAGLMSLLAIWA; encoded by the exons ATGGAATTCCGAAAGTTAGTATTTGTTGCATTCTTCGTTTTAAACCTAATGACCACTCAAGTGTTGGCTGAATGCACTTGTGAAAAAGAAGGAAACGATCAGGGAAAAAAGACTGAAGCTCTCAAGTACAAACTGATCGGCCTCGCATCGATCTTCTCTTCGGGAGCCATCGGTGTTTCTGTACCATTCATTGGTAACATCGTCCCGGCTCTTAACCCCAATAGGGATAGCTTCTTTGTTATCAAGTCATTGGCAGCTGGTGTCATACTAGCTACTGGTTTTGTTCATATACTTCCTGATGCACAAGAGAGCTTAACATCTCCGTGTTTGAAAGAACATCTTTGGGCAGACTTCCCTTTTACGGGGCTCGTTGCGATGGTGGCTGCGATTTTAACTCTCTTATTTGAGGCTTTTTCCGCGGCTCATCAGGTCAGTTTACAGCCAGCCGAAGTACCTACGGATGATAATAACCCTGAAGAAGTAATTATTAGTCATATTGAAGATATCGAAAACCCGCCTGCACATAGTAATCAAGTGACTGCTCATACTCATGCGACGCATGGACATACTCATACCTCTGCTGGTTTGTCACAAGTAAATCGATATCGAATAATTTCCAGG GTGTTGGAGCTGGGTATTATCGTACATTCGGTAATAATAGGATTGTCGTTGGGTGCTTCTGGAAACCCAaaaagcatcaaaggccttatTATTGCATTGAGTTTCCATCAATTCTTTGAAGGAATGGGTCTCGGAGGTTGCATCTTTCAG GCGCAATTCACATCATTAACTGTTACGATGATGGGAGCATTTTTTAGCCTTACAACCCCAATCGGGCTTGCCATAGGCATAGCTGTAACCAACGCTTATAAAGAGAATAGTTCCACGACTCTAATCGTTGAGGGTATATTAAACGCTGCATCGGCAGGAATCTTGATCTACATGGCACTTGTTGATCTTCTTTCACCCACGTTCATGAACCCAAGGATGCAAAATAACAAAATGCTTTATTTGTGTTCAAGTGTTTCACTTTTGTTAGGGGCTGGTCTTATGTCGCTCCTTGCAATATGGGCTTGA
- the LOC122579306 gene encoding cell cycle checkpoint protein RAD17 isoform X2: MKLSPGFKVSAGHKRDNKESWLEKYRPRSLAELCVHKKKVEEVKLWFEERIKFRKDEYCNHVLLITGQPGVGKSATVHAIASQLGVTIHEWNTPTPTIWQEHVHTTSAGLRYISKLDEFENFVDKIRKYGLISSHLTGETKKPVIILIDDLPVINGKITFGRLQRSLHLLVQSVRTPTVILITEYGRSDTADYTSRCWEELQTSLHSAGACKVAFNPITANSIVKTLSKICRGENVKITADQLDAIAKASGGDIRHAITSLQYFCLKSESIEKGSHKIDNLDDLYSLQFGRDETLSLFHALGKFLHNKRDAETVTASDLDSIPLKENFTRLPMKMDAPEKVLGQAHGQARTVADFLHENVPDFLHEEAMDDASVVASYLSDADTLLASLSGALSWNYEAENIIQSTAALVAARGVMFGNHRPISRWHAIRRPVMWQVEQSQWRNKNEMLGQRSSAYNGANLSDLSIIATEWGPALKWLGSRAHQGSTGGDMFDGKEICDGGGSDDDDEIEDW; the protein is encoded by the exons ATGAAGCTTTCTCCGGGTTTCAAGGTATCTGCTG GCCATAAAAGGGACAACAAAGAATCATGGTTGGAAAAGTATAGGCCACGTTCTTTGGCAGAACTATGTGTTCATAAAAAGAAG GTAGAAGAGGTAAAACTTTGGTTTGAAGAAAGAATCAAGTTCAGAAAG GATGAGTATTGTAATCATGTTCTTCTTATTACCGGACAGCCAGGAGTTGGAAAATCT gCAACAGTCCATGCAATTGCGTCTCAACTTGGAGTTACCATACATGAATGGAATACTCCTACTCCCACAATTTGGCAAGAACATGTACATACTACCAGTGCAG GCTTACGCTACATTTCAAAATTGGatgaatttgaaaattttgttgaTAAGATAAGGAAATATGGATTGATTTCTTCGCATTTGACCGGGGAAACAAAAAAGCCAGTTATCATCTTAATTGATGATCTCCCAGTAATAAATGGAAAAATTACTTTTGGCAGACTTCAGCGCAGCCTACATCTTCTTGTGCAATCTGTACGTACCCCAACTGTCATATTAATTACAGAATATGGTAGATCAGACACTGCTGATTACACATCACGATGCTGGGAAGAACTTCAAACGTCTCTGCATAGTGCCGGGGCTTGTAAG GTGGCTTTTAATCCAATCACAGCGAACTCTATTGTAAAGACGCTTTCCAAGATTTGCAGAGGCGAAAATGTTAAAATTACAGCTGACCAGCTCGATGCCATAGCTAAAGCCAGTGGTGGTGATATCAGACATGCAATCACATCTTTGCAGTACTTCTGTCTGAAATCAGAATCGATAGAAAAGGGCTCTCACAAGATAGATAACCTGGATGATCTATATTCCCTGCAATTTGGCAGGGATGAAACTCTCTCCCTGTTCCATGCACTTGGAAAGTTTTTGCACAATAAAAGAGACGCAGAAACTGTGACTGCATCTG ATTTGGATTCTATACCCTTAAAGGAGAACTTTACAAGATTACCAATGAAAATGGATGCACCTGAAAAGGTCCTTGGTCAAGCACATGGTCAAGCAAGGACTGTTGCTGACTTTTTACATGAAAATG TTCCAGATTTTCTGCATGAGGAAGCTATGGATGATGCATCAGTGGTGGCTTCTTATCTAAGTGATGCTGACACACTTCTTGCTTCACTTAGTGGAGCGCTGTCTTGGAATTATGAAGCTGAGAACATTATCCAGTCAACTGCTGCATTAGTTGCAGCACGTGGGGTGATGTTTGGTAACCATCGGCCTATATCTAG GTGGCATGCCATTCGTCGCCCGGTGATGTGGCAGGTTGAGCAATCACAATGGCGCAACAAG AACGAGATGTTAGGACAAAGATCTTCTGCATACAATGGTGCGAACTTATCTGATCTTTCGATCATTGCCACCGAATGGGGACCTGCTCTTAAGTGGCTAGGGTCCAGAGCACACCAAGGATCAACTGGTGGTGACATGTTTGACGGCAAGGAGATTTGTGATGGTGGCggaagtgatgatgatgatgaaatagAAGATTGGTAG
- the LOC122579306 gene encoding cell cycle checkpoint protein RAD17 isoform X1, protein MGKRPIVVLSDDDDDDFSPKLNPNYSKRSKPKPKPKAASVPRKRYPHPPPDDNNKGAKKARISASRSHPPANPFHEMKLFCEDFDEAFSGFQGHKRDNKESWLEKYRPRSLAELCVHKKKVEEVKLWFEERIKFRKDEYCNHVLLITGQPGVGKSATVHAIASQLGVTIHEWNTPTPTIWQEHVHTTSAGLRYISKLDEFENFVDKIRKYGLISSHLTGETKKPVIILIDDLPVINGKITFGRLQRSLHLLVQSVRTPTVILITEYGRSDTADYTSRCWEELQTSLHSAGACKVAFNPITANSIVKTLSKICRGENVKITADQLDAIAKASGGDIRHAITSLQYFCLKSESIEKGSHKIDNLDDLYSLQFGRDETLSLFHALGKFLHNKRDAETVTASDLDSIPLKENFTRLPMKMDAPEKVLGQAHGQARTVADFLHENVPDFLHEEAMDDASVVASYLSDADTLLASLSGALSWNYEAENIIQSTAALVAARGVMFGNHRPISRWHAIRRPVMWQVEQSQWRNKNEMLGQRSSAYNGANLSDLSIIATEWGPALKWLGSRAHQGSTGGDMFDGKEICDGGGSDDDDEIEDW, encoded by the exons ATGGGGAAGAGACCAATTGTTGTGTTAtctgatgacgatgatgatgatttttcaCCTAAGCTTAACCCGAATTACTCAAAGAGATCGAAACCGAAACCGAAACCGAAAGCGGCATCTGTACCACGGAAAAGATACCCTCACCCTCCTCCTGATGATAACAACAAGGGAGCAAAGAAAGCCCGGATTTCGGCTTCTCGGTCACATCCTCCTGCCAATCCTTTTCATGAG ATGAAACTTTTCTGTGAGGATTTTGATGAAGCTTTCTCCGGGTTTCAAG GCCATAAAAGGGACAACAAAGAATCATGGTTGGAAAAGTATAGGCCACGTTCTTTGGCAGAACTATGTGTTCATAAAAAGAAG GTAGAAGAGGTAAAACTTTGGTTTGAAGAAAGAATCAAGTTCAGAAAG GATGAGTATTGTAATCATGTTCTTCTTATTACCGGACAGCCAGGAGTTGGAAAATCT gCAACAGTCCATGCAATTGCGTCTCAACTTGGAGTTACCATACATGAATGGAATACTCCTACTCCCACAATTTGGCAAGAACATGTACATACTACCAGTGCAG GCTTACGCTACATTTCAAAATTGGatgaatttgaaaattttgttgaTAAGATAAGGAAATATGGATTGATTTCTTCGCATTTGACCGGGGAAACAAAAAAGCCAGTTATCATCTTAATTGATGATCTCCCAGTAATAAATGGAAAAATTACTTTTGGCAGACTTCAGCGCAGCCTACATCTTCTTGTGCAATCTGTACGTACCCCAACTGTCATATTAATTACAGAATATGGTAGATCAGACACTGCTGATTACACATCACGATGCTGGGAAGAACTTCAAACGTCTCTGCATAGTGCCGGGGCTTGTAAG GTGGCTTTTAATCCAATCACAGCGAACTCTATTGTAAAGACGCTTTCCAAGATTTGCAGAGGCGAAAATGTTAAAATTACAGCTGACCAGCTCGATGCCATAGCTAAAGCCAGTGGTGGTGATATCAGACATGCAATCACATCTTTGCAGTACTTCTGTCTGAAATCAGAATCGATAGAAAAGGGCTCTCACAAGATAGATAACCTGGATGATCTATATTCCCTGCAATTTGGCAGGGATGAAACTCTCTCCCTGTTCCATGCACTTGGAAAGTTTTTGCACAATAAAAGAGACGCAGAAACTGTGACTGCATCTG ATTTGGATTCTATACCCTTAAAGGAGAACTTTACAAGATTACCAATGAAAATGGATGCACCTGAAAAGGTCCTTGGTCAAGCACATGGTCAAGCAAGGACTGTTGCTGACTTTTTACATGAAAATG TTCCAGATTTTCTGCATGAGGAAGCTATGGATGATGCATCAGTGGTGGCTTCTTATCTAAGTGATGCTGACACACTTCTTGCTTCACTTAGTGGAGCGCTGTCTTGGAATTATGAAGCTGAGAACATTATCCAGTCAACTGCTGCATTAGTTGCAGCACGTGGGGTGATGTTTGGTAACCATCGGCCTATATCTAG GTGGCATGCCATTCGTCGCCCGGTGATGTGGCAGGTTGAGCAATCACAATGGCGCAACAAG AACGAGATGTTAGGACAAAGATCTTCTGCATACAATGGTGCGAACTTATCTGATCTTTCGATCATTGCCACCGAATGGGGACCTGCTCTTAAGTGGCTAGGGTCCAGAGCACACCAAGGATCAACTGGTGGTGACATGTTTGACGGCAAGGAGATTTGTGATGGTGGCggaagtgatgatgatgatgaaatagAAGATTGGTAG